GTACCGATGGGCATATAATTCATGCAAATATTGACACAGATGTGATTATTGCTGAGGAACCTCCTTATGGTAGATTCTTTTTCATTCCAGACAATGCTGTGTGTGGTTTATGTTCTCTTGTGCAGATTAGATATGTTAATCATGAAATATAGGGTTGCAGACACTGGCAGCATGTTGCTTTTTCTCATCCACTTTCCAATTGTTTGTGTTCCTATGTGAGTAAGATACTTGATAGAAGCTACTGAGGCTGACCTAACAGCACTAATTCGAAAATATGGATTTCTCTCAAGTgatacacacacacatatggTTGTTTGTAATTAATGATAATAATGttgtgaaattaaaaaaaaaagtgtttcttTGAGTCTTACAAGGAAAACTGTCCTTTTTGAGGTTGATGGATTTTCCCTATCTTCAAATGAtgctttttttccttttccttttggGGTTTTCTTCTCATTTGGCTTACTCACAAAATGAGAAGAACAAACCCCTTTACCTGGGGTGAAGGGTGGGAGACAGATGAGGTGGAGATTCTGTCTTATGAATTGctcttttcactttttctttttggcgTTCTGTGTAATTTCTAGCTGGTTTTGGTGTTGGATATGCTTTTCAGTTGAAACCTCAGCTTTTACCAGAATTCTGTATGAACTGGTTTTGaacaaaatcttcaattttctccTCTCATAGTTCAAGTTATGGTAGTCCTTCATTGGTCTGCTATTCCCAAGTTATGTAACAGCTATTGCTGTCTGTGGGAGAACGTTTCGAAGTTGCAACACTATCCTTTGATGCATGAAATGCACGTAATCAGTGGCGTAGATGCCTTGTCCAAAGGGGTGTCACTTTACACCCCTTTGCTGGAATTTATACTGTTTAgataggtaattttttttatgtatataaacTACACGTTGAATCCCTTTGAATTCTTCATGTGGTTATTTCTTTATAATTGGACTCCCGTTAGTAAAATTCATGGCTCCGCCATTGCACGTAATCTTGTATCATCCTGTATTCTCTCTGCTAATTTCTATTCTGTCTTGcaattaatgatattttaacATAATATGCTGTGTTGTCTCTCTGTACTGAATATGCGTGGTATGCTGTGTTGTCTCTCTGTACTGAATATGCGTAGTGGCTGAGCTTATTTTGTATTGCTACCGGTCACCATATGCAGGATCAACTGTAAAGCCTGAAGATATGTACCGTATAATTGAACATTTTGCGCTTGGCCGGAGAAGGCTTGAGCTCTTTGGTGAAGACCATAATATTCGATCTGGCTGGTTGACCGTTGGTAAAGGATTATCTTCATCGAACTTCAGTGCTGAGGTAAAATTTTAGCTAACCTGCTTTTGGTTGTTGATTTTATTACCTTGTAGACATGGCAAGGACATAGCTGCTCTGTCTTCCCACCCCTACCCCAAATAAATCTCTCAAATTTGTACTTTTTAAAGGGCAGGGGGAGAGAAAACAGAAATATCATTGGACGTGCTTAGTTATTCTGTCCTATTCATTGTCTCTCTTTGTGTTCTCTTAATGGTATCACTTGAATACGTTGTCTTTATTAGGAAAGAAAGATGGTAATTGTAACCTCATTCACACGCTCGTTTGAAGATCAAAAGCTTGGCCTATTTTGTACACTTAAATGGTTTACTTTTGCATGTATTATGCTACCTTCGTTATGTTTTTGTGTCTTATAATGCTGACTATTAACTTTGCAAAACTTCAGACCTATGTGCGGAATTTTGCCGATAGGGATGGTAAAGTCTGGCAGGGTGGGGGAGGAAGGAATCCACCACCAGGCGCCCCACATCTTGTTATTACAACACCTGAAATAGAGTCTCTTCGGCCCAAGTCACCAATGAAGAATCAGCAGCAACAGACAGCATCTATATCTGTGATGACAACAAACTCTTCCAACAAGAGGCCAGCCGGTAACTCACCCCAGAATAATAATACTTCGCAAAACGTGAACCAAGAAGCCTCTAGCTCTAACATCCCCAACACAGGCCCTTGGGTTCCACCGATGGAGAGTTTTCAAGGGAGAGAGGGTGGACATATGATTTCGGATAATAGGCATTTCGATATGTATGGGTATAATACAGCCTTTAGACAGTCCAACACTGAAAGTTCAGAGTATGAATCTCATAATGCAATGAATTCATTGTAGTGAGAAAATCACATTTGTTGTGttattatgtatttgaattattatttttttaccttaTAATATAATGTCAAGGCCATGAAGATGCCTTCCTTTCTTTATATGTGTTCTTTAGCCAGAAGATTGGTGACAGATCCATGAACTCTAATTATGTAGTAACTAAGTGGGGAAATAATGATAGTATCGTAGTTTGTATGTACTTTGACTAATTTATCGAGTACAATTTTTTCCTTGTATTCGCaattaacatttttattatcTTGCTATGATAATGAATATAGTCAACATACCCTATATCGTTTAGTCAAAGAAGACATCTCAGTCAAAGTCAGATAACTTCGAAtaagtaaaagaagaaagatatcAACTTTACactataatttttctaaaaattctATGTTTCATTTACAAAATGTATGATTAATCCCAaaatttgtattagaaaaaattggaaaaaaaataaaaataaattatcaacgAGGTGCTAAAGAAACAGTAAAGTCAGTAAGCGGAGCAAACTTCTCGGCCCAAGTCTTTGATTCTAAATACATTTGAGAAACCCGACCCGCAACCCGACCCATATCCGGTCTGTTCTTCGGGTTAGTCTCCACACATTCCAACCCGATCCGAACCAATCTCTCCGCCACCTCCACCGGGTACGAATCCTTCAACCGCTTATCCACCCACCCCCTCACCCCTACACCGCCGTCCTCCGACGCTTTCACCGCCGTCTCGATCACCGAAACCCTCACATATCCACCAGTCTCCTCATCAAATTCGTACTTCACTGCCTCCTTCCCGGAAATCAACTCCAAAACCACCACCCCAAAAGCATACACGTCACTCTTCACCGTCGCCATTCCCGTCCACTGAAACTCCGGCGCCATATATCCTCTCGtaccttcaaacttcaaacctTTACTTCCACATTTCTTCAATTCCGGTGATTTCTTCGGCTTAATTTCACTATCCGAATCCTGTATTTCACTCGGAGTTTCCCCGCAAAGCTCCGCCGTACCGAAATGACAGATCTTCGCATGAAACGAAGGTTCAGTAACAATAATACTTGTGCTTTTGATGTGATTATGTACAAATCCTAAACCTAACCCAGTTGAATGATGAATGTAATCCAAACCATGAGCTATATCCGAAGCAATTTGAATCCTTGATATCCAATTCGAAAGAACAGTAAAACTAGGGTTTCTTCGATTCCTCAAAGCTTCCGATAGATTAACTCCTTGTGTATATTCATAcaccaaatatatataatttccaGAAACTGAAGCTCCTTTTAGTGGAATTAAGCTAGAATGGTGACTTCTGCAAATCATTGCTACTTGATCCACAAGCTCATCAGTTTCCATAGGTCGTCGGAATTTTCTCTGTATTACAACCATCTCTTGACCACGAAGAACACAACGCCACGAAGTTGATGTAGATGAAGACGAAAATGGATCCTTTAAGAAATTCTGGGTAGCTGAACGAATTTCTGTGAAATTGTATATATGAGGTTGTTCTGGAAATAGTACTCctttaaggcttgttaatgaatGATGACTTGATTTTGACGAAGCCCATGATTGTGAGTTTTTCAAATTGTTGAGTATGAAACTCTCTGTTGATCCATTTGGGGATATCAAATTCTGGCTTGTAGATAACGACGACTGATGATCATGATCATTCGAAGAAGACAGCCTTTTTGCAGCCGCGGgtgattttgaagaagaagatcttCTTGGTTTCTGTTTCGGTTCCATAACTTGAGTGGTTAATTTCTTCTTTGATTTACACATGAAGGCAATCAAACTCAAAGGTATCTTATCTATCTATATCTTTTCGAATTCAAAATTGAATTCGCGATCACAACTAGTTTGAGATCGAGACGTAATTGTTGTTAGAATTGTCATATGAAGGCGGTTGGTGAAGACGTAAGCTGTTTGATCATAATTGTAACTGGTAaagattactttttttttttggccaaTTGAGTCTTTGGTCTTCTTTGGAAATGGCTTATTCTATTAGTGGTGTCTCTTTCTTGGATTGAGTTACTTGAGATGAGTGAGACAGAAAGTCACAAGAAAACTCAATAAAGACTGTGTGTCTGCCTgtttttcttctcctctttattagttgaaaatatatatattttcatgaaaaatatctTAAGATAACAGATtgttcataaatatatatatatatatatatatattaaacacCTCCGTTCCAAAATACTTGTCACAATTTCCTTTTTAAGAGTCATATTGATAGAAGAAAAAtttgcaatttatagtattttttgtatagtttttaaatatttaaattttaactttaaaatattgaattaatctAATCTAATTTATAGCTTTgataattagtcaaattgacttttgaaaagcgAAACATGACAACTATGTTGGAATAATGGAATGGATGGAGTACTTTTTTACTctgaaaattgtgatttttaagtttttattgtaatttctAATATGTAgcttttttgtcaaaaaaaagtTGGAGACTTTCACCCTTGGTACTCATCATTCTGTTTGAATGGATTAACTGTTAGTGATCTGGAAGTCTCTTGTGCAAGGGTCATTGCTCAACATGTCAATGGCTCCTTGTTGACTCCACCCAGTGAGGGTCTCGCACCAACTAAATCAATCCCTATAGTCTTGTGGATACTAGTGTAAACAAATTTGTGGTGGATGATGAGATGGGCATGAAAACATTAGAACAAATAGGAGGTGCCAAATGAGTGACATGATTATGTTTGTAAAATGATTTGCTTACCTTTAAACTATTAGTTATGTTGATCGGACTCTCTAAAAATGTTGTTGCACctgtgtcggatcctccaaaaatgtaCACGCATCTGTAGACATTTGAAGTGTCCAAACAACATAGACTATCAGCTGTAAAAAAGTTTATCTTAACAATGAGTGTTAAGTGCTTCATTTTTTACTGGTCGTTTGGTATGCGCGATGGGATGGGATAAGCAAGGATATCCCTTGGGAGAAACATTTTATGAGGATAGTAAACCATTTTAGTACAAATGGTGGGATAGAATAATGGGATTAGCTAATACTTCAAACCAAACATGAGATAAAGTTAATCCTGAATTTTATCCGGGATTATTATCCTTATCCCACGTACCAAACGAAGACATCTGTGCTTTGTCTAcaagttcaaaatatttgttaattggtggaaagaaaagaaatggaatGGAACACTGAGTTACATAGCAAGTTTTTACTTATAATTGCTATATCAtgaatattatttcttttactttgtaTTACTTTAAACCAGTCAACCCTTAATATAACTTGTCCCCCCTTCTACAGTTTACAATTGTTGTTGGCAACAAAAAtgtcatatttttatataaacaaGACTGTGAAGTGACTTGAAATAAGCTGATTGCTCTTGACTGGCTGACTTGGGAACTTCTGCAACTCTTCATCTGTAGTTAATCATGTTAATAAACAGACTAGatgttcttttttaaaattggaaCCAGAAATTAGTTCGACATTTAAGTACAGGAAGCTCGAATGGATAATATCCTATGACTTAATACCTCTGGTTCCAATTTCAATTGCTTTACGCAGTTTCATTTGTTCCAAATTTCCATTTCTGCAACTTCAGTTGGTGCATTGGATGTTGTTGTATGTCTATTTGGCAGACTTCTACAGTGTCGTAATCAATATTGCTCGCTGTGCTTTTGTTTTTTCAGGCAGCAAATGTGTGCAGCCATACAAAAGAATACCATTTCACTTGTTTTTTGGGAAGAGTTCAACAGGAACAATTTGATCTCCTTAACAGAACCTTTTCTGAGTTGGTTTCCAAGGAAGATACCTACCAGATGGAAAAGGCCATGGTAGACCTATGCCCCCAGGTATTTTAGATGTTTTGAAGgtaacatttttcttttatgatcGAGAAATCCGTTTGGAGCCTACCCTTTAGGCTAACTCGGGATGATGGGCCATCCCTCCACCCTTCTCCGTTTAAACAACAAAGTTAGTTAGTTTAGCAAGGGCTCAAACATGTGACCTAACACACAAGACTCTCAACCTTTGCCAACCGAGTTGACTCGTGGGGGTTGAAGGTAGCGTATGATCCACTACATACACTTGAGACATCTTATTAACTTCTTTTAGCCTTTTGACGTAGACTTGATTATGTAAATTATGAAGTTTATAATACCTTCACTTGTAACAAGATTAATCCCTCAAACTTTTGTAATTTACAACACGATATCGAATAATACAGTTACTTAATCaaggaaaaaagaatatttgttGGAGGTTGCCATTTAATTTGAACTATATGTGCTGATATTTTCTTATGGTTACCACCAGAGACGAACCCAAGATTTGAAAACTGTGGGTGCACCAATATTAAGCTAAAAAAAGAGGTTCTACCTTGGACAGAACCCTGGTCGCATACAC
The DNA window shown above is from Solanum stenotomum isolate F172 chromosome 6, ASM1918654v1, whole genome shotgun sequence and carries:
- the LOC125869203 gene encoding lysM domain receptor-like kinase 3, giving the protein MCKSKKKLTTQVMEPKQKPRRSSSSKSPAAAKRLSSSNDHDHQSSLSTSQNLISPNGSTESFILNNLKNSQSWASSKSSHHSLTSLKGVLFPEQPHIYNFTEIRSATQNFLKDPFSSSSTSTSWRCVLRGQEMVVIQRKFRRPMETDELVDQVAMICRSHHSSLIPLKGASVSGNYIYLVYEYTQGVNLSEALRNRRNPSFTVLSNWISRIQIASDIAHGLDYIHHSTGLGLGFVHNHIKSTSIIVTEPSFHAKICHFGTAELCGETPSEIQDSDSEIKPKKSPELKKCGSKGLKFEGTRGYMAPEFQWTGMATVKSDVYAFGVVVLELISGKEAVKYEFDEETGGYVRVSVIETAVKASEDGGVGVRGWVDKRLKDSYPVEVAERLVRIGLECVETNPKNRPDMGRVAGRVSQMYLESKTWAEKFAPLTDFTVSLAPR